Proteins from a single region of Streptomyces sp. Tu 3180:
- the cobO gene encoding cob(I)yrinic acid a,c-diamide adenosyltransferase: MPQGKPAVVPDDGLTTRQRRNRPLVVVHTGVGKGKSTAAFGLALRAWNQGWPIGVFQFVKSAKWKVGEENALRVLGASGEGGTVDWHKMGEGWSWVQRDAQMDNEEKAREGWEQVKRDLAAETYRLYVLDEFAYPMHWGWVDTDEVIDVLRDRPGTQHVVITGRNAPEKLVGFADLVTDMSKVKHPMDAGQKGQRGIEW; this comes from the coding sequence ATGCCGCAGGGGAAGCCGGCGGTCGTACCCGACGACGGTCTGACGACCCGTCAGCGCCGCAACCGGCCGCTGGTCGTCGTGCACACCGGCGTCGGCAAGGGCAAGTCGACGGCCGCGTTCGGGCTCGCGCTGCGCGCCTGGAACCAGGGGTGGCCGATCGGGGTGTTCCAGTTCGTCAAGTCGGCGAAGTGGAAGGTCGGCGAGGAGAACGCGCTGCGGGTGCTCGGCGCCTCCGGCGAGGGCGGGACCGTCGACTGGCACAAGATGGGCGAGGGCTGGTCCTGGGTGCAGCGCGACGCGCAGATGGACAACGAGGAGAAGGCCCGGGAGGGCTGGGAGCAGGTCAAGCGGGACCTGGCCGCCGAGACGTACCGGCTGTACGTGCTCGACGAGTTCGCGTACCCGATGCACTGGGGCTGGGTCGACACCGACGAGGTGATCGACGTCCTGCGCGACCGGCCCGGCACCCAGCACGTGGTGATCACCGGGCGGAACGCGCCGGAGAAGCTGGTCGGCTTCGCGGACCTCGTGACCGACATGTCCAAGGTCAAGCACCCCATGGACGCCGGGCAGAAGGGGCAGAGGGGCATCGAGTGGTGA
- a CDS encoding precorrin-8X methylmutase, producing the protein MNRVVHPIEQESYRRLRARLDTSHFPPLTRAVVERVIHSAADLEYAADLVMDEGELERAHAALHAGAPVVVDVEMVGAGITRRETVCRLRDAVAGPGLTRSAHAIRLAHEQVGPGALWVIGNAPTALEELLTLDADPALVIGLPVGFVGAVESKAALRESGLPAVSNVSEKGGSAVAAAALNALLYHPVSHSEEKS; encoded by the coding sequence GTGAACCGCGTGGTCCATCCGATCGAGCAGGAGTCCTACCGGCGGCTGCGGGCCCGCCTGGACACCTCGCACTTCCCGCCGCTGACCCGGGCGGTGGTGGAACGGGTCATCCACTCCGCCGCCGATCTGGAGTACGCCGCCGATCTCGTCATGGACGAGGGCGAGCTGGAGAGGGCGCACGCGGCGCTGCACGCCGGGGCGCCCGTCGTCGTGGACGTGGAGATGGTCGGCGCCGGCATCACCCGGCGCGAGACCGTCTGCCGGCTCCGGGACGCCGTGGCCGGGCCGGGGCTGACCCGCTCGGCGCACGCGATCCGGCTCGCCCACGAGCAGGTCGGCCCGGGCGCCCTCTGGGTGATCGGCAACGCCCCGACCGCGCTGGAGGAGCTGCTGACCCTCGACGCCGACCCCGCGCTCGTCATCGGCCTGCCCGTCGGCTTCGTCGGCGCGGTCGAGTCCAAGGCGGCGCTGCGCGAGAGCGGGCTGCCCGCCGTGAGCAACGTGTCCGAGAAGGGCGGTTCGGCGGTCGCCGCGGCCGCGCTCAACGCCCTGCTGTACCACCCCGTTTCACACTCCGAGGAGAAATCGTGA
- a CDS encoding cobyrinate a,c-diamide synthase translates to MVTSVPRLVVAAPSSGSGKTTVATGLMAALAARGLAVSPHKVGPDYIDPGYHALATGRAGRNLDAYLCGPELVGPLFAHGARGCDVAVVEGVMGLYDGAAGEGELASTAQVAKLLRAPVVLVVDAASQSRSVAALVHGFASWDPQVRVGGVILNKVASDRHEALLREALESAGVPVLGVLRRAPQVDTPSRHLGLVPVAERRAQAVEAVAAMGAQVAAGCDLEALVALARSAGALPCAAWDAAEALVSPSSPSPGAALPDGPVVALAGGAAFTFSYAEHSELLAAAGAEVVPFDPLRDERLPEGTRGLVVGGGFPEVYAAELSANEPLRKAVAVLAESGAPVAAECAGLLYLCRELDGLPMCGVLDASARMTERLALGYRDAVAVTDSALAAAGTRMRGHEFHRTVVEPGAGAAPAWGVRAPERRVEGFVQRGVHASYLHTHWASEPGVARRFVERCRTS, encoded by the coding sequence GTGGTGACCTCCGTCCCCCGCCTGGTCGTCGCCGCGCCCTCCTCGGGCAGCGGCAAGACCACCGTCGCCACGGGGCTGATGGCCGCGCTCGCCGCGCGGGGGCTCGCCGTGTCCCCGCACAAGGTGGGCCCGGACTACATCGACCCCGGGTACCACGCGCTCGCCACCGGGCGGGCGGGGCGCAACCTCGACGCGTACCTGTGCGGTCCGGAGCTGGTCGGTCCGCTGTTCGCGCACGGCGCGCGCGGGTGCGACGTCGCCGTGGTCGAGGGTGTGATGGGGCTGTACGACGGGGCCGCGGGGGAGGGCGAGCTGGCGTCCACCGCGCAGGTGGCGAAGCTGCTGCGGGCGCCGGTGGTGCTGGTCGTCGACGCGGCGTCGCAGTCGCGGTCGGTGGCGGCGCTGGTGCACGGGTTCGCCTCCTGGGACCCGCAGGTGCGGGTCGGGGGCGTGATCCTGAACAAGGTCGCCTCGGACCGGCACGAGGCGTTGCTGCGCGAGGCGCTGGAGTCGGCGGGGGTGCCGGTGCTCGGGGTGCTGCGCCGGGCTCCCCAGGTCGACACGCCGTCGCGGCACCTGGGGCTGGTGCCGGTGGCCGAGCGGCGGGCCCAGGCCGTGGAGGCCGTCGCGGCGATGGGCGCGCAGGTGGCGGCGGGATGCGATCTGGAAGCGCTCGTCGCGCTGGCGCGGAGCGCGGGCGCGCTGCCGTGCGCGGCGTGGGACGCGGCCGAGGCACTGGTCTCCCCGTCCTCGCCGTCCCCGGGGGCCGCGCTCCCGGACGGGCCCGTGGTCGCCCTCGCCGGCGGGGCCGCGTTCACGTTCTCCTACGCCGAGCACTCCGAGCTGCTCGCCGCCGCCGGGGCCGAGGTCGTCCCCTTCGACCCGCTCCGTGACGAGCGGCTGCCCGAGGGGACGCGCGGGCTGGTCGTCGGGGGCGGGTTCCCCGAGGTGTACGCCGCCGAGCTGTCGGCCAACGAGCCGCTCCGCAAGGCCGTCGCCGTCCTCGCGGAGAGCGGGGCGCCCGTCGCCGCCGAGTGCGCGGGGCTGCTGTACCTGTGCCGGGAGCTGGACGGCCTGCCGATGTGCGGGGTGCTGGACGCCTCCGCGCGGATGACCGAGCGGCTCGCCCTCGGCTACCGGGACGCGGTGGCCGTGACCGACAGCGCGCTGGCCGCCGCCGGGACGCGGATGCGCGGGCACGAGTTCCACCGGACCGTCGTGGAGCCGGGCGCCGGGGCCGCGCCCGCGTGGGGGGTGCGGGCGCCCGAGCGGCGCGTCGAGGGTTTTGTACAGCGCGGTGTGCACGCGAGCTATCTGCACACGCACTGGGCGTCCGAGCCCGGTGTCGCCCGTCGGTTCGTGGAGAGGTGCCGGACGTCATGA
- the cobM gene encoding precorrin-4 C(11)-methyltransferase, producing the protein MADAPTGKVTFVGAGPGAADLLTFRAARAIAEADVVIWAASLVQAEVLEHAREDAEVLDSATMSLEDVVAVYERARAQGLRVARIHSGDPALWGGTQEQLDRCAQIGIATEVVPGVSSFSAVAALAQRELTIPEVAQSVVLTRLGGGKTPMPPGEEVREFARHGTTMAIFLSAARSGQLVRELLEGGYPTTTPVVVAYQATWPEELVVRCTIGTLEETVKEHKLWKHTLFLVGPALDAHGTRSHLYHPGHFHGYRKADPQARRALRSRGAST; encoded by the coding sequence ATGGCCGATGCCCCCACCGGCAAGGTGACCTTCGTCGGTGCCGGCCCCGGCGCCGCCGATCTGCTGACGTTCCGTGCCGCGCGCGCCATCGCCGAGGCCGACGTCGTGATCTGGGCCGCCAGCCTGGTCCAGGCGGAGGTCCTCGAGCACGCGCGTGAGGACGCGGAGGTCCTCGACTCGGCGACGATGTCCCTGGAGGACGTCGTGGCCGTCTACGAACGGGCCCGGGCGCAAGGGCTGAGGGTCGCCCGGATCCACTCCGGCGACCCGGCGCTGTGGGGCGGCACGCAGGAGCAGCTCGACCGGTGCGCGCAGATCGGCATCGCCACCGAGGTCGTGCCCGGTGTCTCGTCGTTCTCCGCCGTCGCGGCGCTGGCACAGCGGGAGCTGACCATTCCCGAGGTGGCGCAGTCCGTGGTCCTGACCCGGCTCGGCGGCGGCAAGACGCCGATGCCGCCCGGTGAGGAGGTCCGCGAGTTCGCGCGGCACGGCACCACCATGGCGATCTTCCTGTCGGCCGCCCGCAGCGGGCAGCTGGTGCGGGAGCTGCTGGAGGGCGGCTACCCGACGACCACGCCGGTCGTCGTCGCGTACCAGGCGACCTGGCCGGAGGAGCTGGTCGTGAGGTGCACGATCGGCACGCTGGAGGAGACGGTCAAGGAGCACAAGCTCTGGAAGCACACCCTGTTCCTGGTCGGCCCGGCCCTCGACGCGCACGGCACCCGCTCGCACCTGTACCACCCGGGGCACTTCCACGGCTACCGCAAGGCCGACCCCCAGGCCCGCAGGGCGCTGCGTTCACGGGGTGCCAGCACATGA
- the cobJ gene encoding precorrin-3B C(17)-methyltransferase: protein MIGLISATAAGAAARDRLAAAWPDRTRVYEGPVADAVRTAFASCEQLVCFLATGAVVRLVAPLLDGKTADPGVVCVDEGGRFAVSLVGGHGGGANDLAREVAEVLGAEPVVTTATDAVGLAGLDTLGLPVEGDVAAVSRALLDGEAVALRAEVAWPLPPLPVADEGAYTIRLTDRLVERTGREAVLRPPTLVVGVGASKGAPAEEVLALVGDTLREAGLSAASLAELATVDAKAGEPGVVEAARRLGVPLVTYTAQELARVDVPHPSDAPLAAVGTPSVAEAAALVRGGELLVPKRKSQRADGRPAMATCAVVRRPGRGRLAVVGLGPGARDLLTPRAKAELRRASVLVGLDQYVDQIRDLLRPGTRILESGLGAEEERARTAVAEARAGRAVALIGSGDAGVYAMASPALAEASDDIDVVGVPGVTAALAAGAVLGAPLGHDHVSISLSDLHTPWEVIERRVRAAAEADLVVTFYNPRSRGRDWQLPKALEILAGHRAPTTPVGVVRNASRPDESSRLTTLAGLDPATVDMMTVVTVGNTATRDVAGRMVTPRGYRWQEGAE from the coding sequence GTGATCGGCCTCATCTCCGCCACCGCGGCGGGAGCGGCTGCGCGGGACCGGCTGGCCGCCGCCTGGCCGGACCGCACGCGTGTGTACGAGGGTCCCGTCGCGGACGCCGTGCGGACCGCGTTCGCCAGTTGCGAGCAGCTCGTGTGCTTCCTCGCCACGGGGGCCGTGGTGCGGCTGGTGGCACCGCTGCTGGACGGCAAGACGGCCGACCCGGGCGTGGTCTGCGTCGACGAGGGCGGACGGTTCGCGGTGTCGCTGGTGGGCGGGCACGGCGGCGGGGCGAACGACCTCGCCCGCGAGGTCGCCGAGGTGCTGGGCGCCGAGCCGGTGGTGACCACGGCGACCGACGCCGTGGGCCTGGCCGGCCTGGACACGCTGGGCCTGCCGGTGGAGGGCGACGTCGCCGCCGTCTCGCGGGCCCTGCTGGACGGCGAGGCGGTGGCGCTGCGCGCCGAGGTGGCCTGGCCGCTGCCGCCGCTGCCGGTGGCCGACGAGGGGGCGTACACGATCCGCCTGACGGACCGGCTGGTGGAGCGGACCGGGCGGGAGGCGGTCCTGCGGCCGCCGACCCTGGTCGTCGGGGTCGGCGCCTCGAAGGGCGCCCCCGCCGAGGAGGTGCTCGCCCTGGTCGGGGACACCCTGCGGGAGGCCGGGCTGTCGGCCGCGTCGCTCGCCGAGCTCGCCACCGTGGACGCCAAGGCCGGGGAGCCCGGCGTCGTGGAAGCGGCCCGGCGGCTGGGCGTGCCCCTGGTGACGTACACCGCGCAGGAGCTGGCGCGGGTCGACGTGCCCCACCCCTCCGACGCGCCGCTCGCCGCCGTCGGCACCCCGTCGGTCGCTGAGGCCGCCGCGCTCGTGCGCGGGGGCGAACTCCTCGTGCCCAAGCGGAAGTCGCAGCGCGCGGACGGCCGGCCCGCGATGGCGACCTGTGCCGTCGTACGGCGGCCGGGGCGCGGGCGGCTCGCGGTGGTCGGGCTGGGGCCGGGCGCCCGGGACCTGCTCACCCCGCGCGCGAAGGCGGAGCTGCGGCGCGCCTCCGTGCTGGTCGGGCTCGACCAGTACGTCGACCAGATCCGGGACCTGCTGCGGCCCGGCACCCGGATCCTGGAGTCGGGGCTCGGGGCCGAGGAGGAACGGGCGCGCACGGCCGTCGCCGAGGCCCGCGCGGGACGGGCGGTCGCGCTGATCGGCAGCGGGGACGCGGGCGTGTACGCCATGGCCTCCCCGGCGCTCGCCGAGGCGTCCGACGACATCGACGTGGTCGGCGTGCCGGGTGTGACGGCGGCACTGGCGGCCGGGGCGGTCCTGGGCGCGCCGCTGGGGCACGACCACGTGTCGATCAGCCTGTCCGACCTGCACACGCCGTGGGAGGTCATCGAGCGGCGGGTGCGGGCGGCGGCCGAGGCGGACCTCGTCGTGACGTTCTACAACCCGCGCAGCCGGGGCCGCGACTGGCAGCTGCCGAAGGCCCTCGAGATCCTCGCCGGACACCGCGCGCCGACGACGCCGGTCGGTGTCGTGCGCAACGCGTCCCGGCCGGACGAGTCGAGCCGGCTGACGACGCTGGCCGGCCTGGACCCGGCGACGGTCGACATGATGACGGTCGTGACCGTGGGCAACACGGCGACCCGGGACGTCGCGGGCCGCATGGTGACGCCGCGCGGCTACCGCTGGCAGGAGGGTGCCGAGTGA
- a CDS encoding sirohydrochlorin chelatase — protein MTTPPPALLIAGHGTRDDAGAEAFRDFVRELGSRHPELPVAGGFIELSPPPLGEAVTELVEKGVRRFAAVPLMLVSAGHAKGDIPAALAREKERHPGISYTYGRPLGPHPSLLSVLERRLDEALGAGGRTPWDRADVTVLLVGRGSTDPDANAEVHKAARLLWEGRGYAGVETAFVSLAAPDVPSGLDRCARLGAGRIVVLPYFLFTGILPDRVRRQTEDWAAAHPEAEVRSADVIGPEPELLDLVMERYEEAVKGDLRMNCDSCVYRIALPGFEDKVGMPQQPHFHPDDDGHHHGHGPHGHGHHHGAHSHAH, from the coding sequence GTGACCACCCCGCCGCCCGCCCTGCTCATCGCCGGTCACGGCACCCGGGACGACGCCGGGGCCGAGGCGTTCCGCGACTTCGTGCGGGAGCTGGGAAGCCGCCACCCCGAACTGCCCGTCGCGGGCGGCTTCATCGAGCTGTCCCCGCCGCCGCTGGGCGAGGCCGTCACCGAGCTGGTGGAGAAGGGGGTGCGGCGGTTCGCCGCCGTGCCGCTGATGCTGGTGTCCGCCGGGCACGCCAAGGGCGACATCCCGGCGGCGCTGGCCCGCGAGAAGGAGCGGCACCCGGGGATCTCGTACACCTACGGCCGCCCGCTGGGTCCGCACCCGTCGCTGCTGTCCGTGCTGGAGCGGCGGCTGGACGAGGCGCTCGGCGCCGGGGGGCGCACGCCCTGGGACCGGGCCGACGTGACCGTGCTGCTGGTCGGGCGCGGGTCGACCGATCCGGACGCCAACGCCGAGGTGCACAAGGCGGCGCGGCTGCTGTGGGAGGGGCGCGGGTACGCGGGCGTGGAGACGGCGTTCGTGTCGCTGGCGGCGCCGGACGTGCCGAGCGGTCTCGACCGGTGCGCGAGGCTGGGGGCCGGGCGGATCGTGGTGCTCCCCTACTTCCTGTTCACCGGCATCCTGCCGGACCGGGTCCGCCGGCAGACCGAGGACTGGGCGGCCGCGCACCCGGAGGCCGAGGTGCGCTCGGCGGACGTCATCGGTCCGGAGCCGGAGCTGCTGGACCTGGTGATGGAGCGGTACGAGGAGGCGGTGAAGGGCGACCTGCGGATGAACTGCGACTCGTGCGTGTACCGCATCGCGCTGCCCGGCTTCGAGGACAAGGTCGGCATGCCCCAGCAGCCGCACTTCCACCCGGACGACGACGGCCACCACCACGGCCACGGCCCGCACGGCCACGGTCACCACCACGGCGCCCACTCCCATGCCCATTGA
- the cbiE gene encoding precorrin-6y C5,15-methyltransferase (decarboxylating) subunit CbiE, with the protein MITVVGTGTGVPVDAGALAGAELVVGGRRHLDAARLPEGAERVVLGPLAPALDTVGKYVAEERPVVVLASGDPGFFGIVRALAERFGAERLDVRPGVSSVATAFARVGLPWDDAVVVSAHGRDPRTAVNLCRAHPKVAVLTGPGAGPAELGAALARHCPGRLLVVARALGDPERERVERVTPAEAAARDWGPAVSVVLCLDESRALGPVRTVAGGVAGRPAGWALEEAEFTHRDSMITKFEVRALALARLGPRPGELVWDVGAGSGSVAVECARLGAAVTAVEKAPDGVERIRANAAAHGVDVRVVHGAAPAALSGLDDPDAVFVGGGGRELPAVVTACARRARRTVVVAVAALDRVPAAREALTGAGFTCDGVLLQSSRLAPLPGDVTRLAATNPVFLLWGVRSRGRTEGVSQ; encoded by the coding sequence ATGATCACCGTCGTGGGCACGGGCACCGGCGTGCCGGTGGACGCGGGCGCCCTCGCCGGGGCGGAGCTGGTCGTCGGCGGGCGGCGGCACCTGGACGCCGCGCGGCTGCCGGAGGGGGCCGAGCGGGTCGTCCTCGGGCCGCTGGCGCCCGCGCTGGACACCGTGGGGAAGTACGTCGCCGAGGAGCGGCCGGTCGTGGTCCTGGCGTCCGGGGACCCCGGGTTCTTCGGGATCGTGCGGGCGCTGGCCGAGCGGTTCGGCGCCGAGCGGCTGGACGTGCGGCCCGGCGTCTCCTCCGTGGCCACCGCGTTCGCGCGGGTGGGACTGCCGTGGGACGACGCCGTGGTGGTCAGCGCGCACGGGCGGGATCCGCGGACGGCCGTGAACCTGTGCCGGGCCCACCCCAAGGTGGCCGTGCTGACCGGGCCGGGCGCCGGACCGGCCGAGCTGGGGGCCGCGCTGGCCCGCCACTGCCCCGGCCGCCTCCTGGTCGTCGCCCGTGCGCTGGGCGACCCGGAGCGCGAGCGGGTCGAGCGGGTCACGCCCGCCGAGGCCGCGGCGCGGGACTGGGGCCCGGCGGTGAGCGTCGTGCTGTGCCTGGACGAGTCACGGGCCCTCGGTCCGGTGCGGACCGTCGCGGGCGGGGTCGCCGGCCGGCCCGCCGGCTGGGCGCTGGAGGAGGCCGAGTTCACCCACCGCGACTCCATGATCACCAAGTTCGAGGTGCGGGCCCTGGCGCTGGCCCGGCTCGGGCCGCGCCCCGGTGAGCTGGTGTGGGACGTCGGCGCGGGCTCCGGGTCCGTGGCCGTGGAGTGCGCGCGGCTGGGGGCCGCCGTCACCGCGGTGGAGAAGGCCCCGGACGGAGTGGAGCGGATCCGCGCCAACGCCGCCGCGCACGGTGTCGACGTGCGGGTGGTGCACGGTGCGGCGCCGGCCGCGCTGTCCGGGCTCGACGACCCCGACGCCGTGTTCGTCGGCGGGGGCGGGCGGGAGCTGCCCGCCGTCGTCACCGCGTGCGCGCGGCGCGCCCGGCGGACCGTGGTCGTCGCCGTGGCCGCGCTGGACCGGGTGCCGGCCGCGCGCGAGGCGCTGACCGGGGCCGGGTTCACCTGCGACGGGGTGCTGTTGCAGTCGTCGCGGCTCGCGCCGCTGCCCGGGGACGTGACCCGGCTGGCGGCGACCAATCCCGTTTTCCTGCTGTGGGGCGTCCGGTCCCGCGGCCGTACCGAAGGAGTCTCCCAGTGA
- a CDS encoding putative cobaltochelatase yields the protein MTTPFPFTAVVGQDDLRLALLLNAVSPAVGGVLVRGEKGTAKSTAVRALSALLPEVPVVPGCRFSCDPSAPDPGCPDGPHESGGGTARPARMVELPVGASEDRLVGALDIERALAEGVKAFEPGLLADAHRGILYVDEVNLLHDHLVDLLLDAAAMGSSHVEREGVSVRHAARFLLVGTMNPEEGELRPQLLDRFGLTVEVAASREPDQRVEVVRRRLAHDDDPAAFAARWADEEAAVRARITAARELLPQVRLGDGALRQIAATCAAFEVDGMRADIVMARTATALAAWAGRTEVLAEDVRQAALLALPHRRRRNPFDAPGLDEDKLDETLERFSGEDEGDDDPGPDGPGGGGGGGQPPSEGPGGGDTGARPEAGEDGEPQPSGAGAGEQSAVRAAEPFRTKVLSVPGLGEGAAGRRSRARTEHGRTTGARRPRGALTKLHLAATVRAAAPHQRARGRSGPGLVVRRDDLRQATREGREGNLVLFVVDASGSMAARQRMSAVKGAVLSLLLDAYQRRDKVGLVTFRGSGADVALPPTSSVDAAAARLESLPTGGRTPLAAGLLKAHEVLRVERLRDPARRPLVVVVTDGRATGGPEPVALAGRAARLFAAGGVASVVVDCEAGPVRLGLAGRLAGDLGGTAVTLDELRADSIAGLVKDVQGNRRAA from the coding sequence GTGACCACCCCCTTTCCGTTCACGGCGGTCGTCGGTCAGGACGACCTGCGGCTGGCGCTGCTGCTGAACGCCGTCTCCCCGGCGGTCGGCGGTGTGCTGGTGCGCGGTGAGAAGGGCACCGCCAAGTCCACGGCGGTGCGGGCGCTGTCGGCGCTCCTGCCCGAGGTGCCGGTCGTGCCCGGCTGCCGGTTCTCCTGCGACCCCTCGGCCCCGGACCCCGGGTGCCCGGACGGCCCGCACGAGAGCGGCGGCGGAACGGCACGGCCCGCCCGCATGGTCGAGCTGCCCGTCGGCGCCTCCGAGGACCGGCTGGTCGGCGCGCTGGACATCGAGCGGGCACTGGCCGAGGGCGTCAAGGCGTTCGAGCCGGGTCTGCTCGCCGACGCGCACCGCGGGATCCTCTACGTCGACGAGGTCAACCTGCTCCACGACCACCTGGTCGACCTGCTGCTGGACGCCGCCGCGATGGGCTCCTCCCACGTGGAGCGCGAGGGCGTCTCCGTGCGGCACGCGGCCCGCTTCCTGCTGGTCGGCACCATGAACCCCGAGGAGGGCGAGCTGCGCCCGCAGCTGCTCGACCGGTTCGGGCTGACCGTCGAGGTCGCGGCCTCGCGGGAGCCGGACCAGCGGGTCGAGGTCGTGCGCAGGCGGCTGGCCCACGACGACGACCCGGCCGCCTTCGCCGCGCGCTGGGCCGACGAGGAGGCCGCCGTGCGGGCGCGGATCACGGCGGCGCGGGAGCTGCTGCCGCAGGTGCGCCTCGGCGACGGGGCGCTGCGGCAGATCGCGGCGACCTGCGCGGCCTTCGAGGTGGACGGCATGCGGGCCGACATCGTGATGGCGCGCACCGCGACCGCGCTGGCGGCGTGGGCGGGCCGCACCGAGGTGCTCGCCGAGGACGTGCGGCAGGCGGCCCTGCTCGCGCTGCCGCACCGCAGGCGGCGCAACCCGTTCGACGCGCCGGGCCTGGACGAGGACAAGCTCGACGAGACGCTGGAGCGGTTCTCCGGCGAGGACGAGGGCGACGACGACCCCGGCCCGGACGGGCCGGGCGGTGGCGGCGGTGGCGGACAGCCGCCGTCGGAGGGGCCCGGGGGCGGGGACACCGGCGCGCGGCCGGAGGCCGGTGAGGACGGGGAGCCGCAGCCGTCCGGGGCCGGGGCGGGCGAGCAGTCCGCCGTGCGCGCCGCCGAGCCGTTCCGCACCAAGGTGCTGAGCGTGCCCGGCCTCGGTGAGGGCGCCGCCGGGCGCCGGTCGCGGGCGCGCACCGAGCACGGGCGTACCACCGGGGCGCGCCGCCCTCGGGGGGCGCTGACCAAGCTGCACCTGGCGGCCACCGTGCGGGCCGCGGCGCCGCACCAGCGGGCGCGCGGCCGGTCGGGGCCGGGGCTCGTGGTGCGCCGGGACGACCTGCGGCAGGCGACGCGGGAGGGCCGCGAGGGCAACCTCGTGCTGTTCGTCGTGGACGCCTCGGGGTCGATGGCGGCGCGGCAGCGGATGAGCGCCGTGAAGGGCGCGGTGCTGTCGCTGCTGCTGGACGCCTACCAGCGGCGGGACAAGGTGGGTCTGGTGACCTTCCGGGGCTCGGGCGCCGACGTGGCGCTGCCGCCGACCTCCTCGGTCGACGCGGCCGCCGCCCGGCTGGAGTCGCTGCCGACCGGGGGGCGCACGCCGCTCGCGGCCGGGCTGCTGAAGGCGCACGAGGTGCTGCGCGTGGAGCGGCTGCGGGACCCGGCGCGCCGGCCGCTGGTCGTCGTGGTCACCGACGGGCGCGCCACGGGCGGCCCCGAGCCGGTCGCGCTCGCCGGGCGCGCGGCGCGGCTGTTCGCCGCCGGGGGTGTCGCGTCCGTGGTCGTGGACTGCGAGGCGGGGCCGGTGCGGCTGGGGCTCGCCGGCCGGCTGGCGGGCGATCTCGGCGGTACGGCGGTGACGCTCGACGAGCTGCGGGCGGACTCGATCGCCGGTCTGGTGAAGGACGTTCAGGGAAACAGGAGGGCCGCGTAA
- the cobI gene encoding precorrin-2 C(20)-methyltransferase codes for MSSRLIGVGVGPGDPELVTVKGVNALRAAEVVVVPVMDTGERGRAEATVLHYVPARKVLRVVFALNERTDRARREAAWDAAGERVAALLRDHGTVAFATIGDPNVYSTFTYLAQTVARAVPGTVVETVPGITAMQDLAARSGAVLTEGTEPLTLVPVTAGAGVLKDALAGPGTVVAYKFGRRAAEVAEALRETGRLDDAVWGSALGLPEESVRPAAELDGAPLPYLSTLIAPPRRDGGRGGKL; via the coding sequence ATGAGCAGCAGGCTGATCGGGGTCGGTGTCGGGCCGGGCGACCCGGAACTGGTGACCGTGAAGGGCGTGAACGCCCTGCGCGCGGCCGAGGTCGTCGTCGTGCCGGTCATGGACACCGGGGAGCGGGGACGGGCCGAGGCGACCGTGCTGCACTACGTGCCCGCGCGGAAGGTCCTGCGGGTGGTGTTCGCGCTGAACGAGCGCACCGACCGGGCGCGGCGCGAGGCCGCCTGGGACGCGGCCGGGGAGCGGGTCGCCGCGCTGCTGCGGGACCACGGGACCGTCGCCTTCGCGACCATCGGGGACCCCAACGTGTACTCGACGTTCACGTACCTCGCCCAGACCGTCGCCCGGGCGGTGCCGGGGACGGTCGTGGAGACCGTGCCGGGGATCACCGCCATGCAGGACCTCGCGGCGCGTTCCGGGGCCGTGCTGACGGAGGGGACCGAGCCGCTGACGCTGGTGCCGGTGACCGCCGGGGCGGGCGTGCTCAAGGACGCGCTGGCCGGGCCCGGGACCGTCGTCGCCTACAAGTTCGGGCGGCGGGCGGCCGAGGTCGCCGAGGCGCTGCGGGAGACCGGGCGGCTCGACGACGCGGTGTGGGGGTCGGCGCTCGGGCTGCCGGAGGAGTCGGTCCGGCCGGCCGCCGAGCTGGACGGGGCTCCCCTGCCCTACCTCTCGACGCTCATCGCGCCGCCGCGGCGCGACGGCGGGCGGGGCGGCAAACTGTGA